GATTGACGTGAATGTAACTCGAACCCATGCTCGTCGAGCCGAAGGCCGTCCGCAATCGAACGCGCATCGCGGATCAACACCAAGTGCTGGACCGACGCCGGGCGCACTGTGGCGAGGCCGCTACTAGGCGGATAGATGCGCACCTGCGTCGGGCCGTCACCGGGTCCGAGATAAGCCATATACGCGTTCACGCCTGGAAGCTCGTCCAACAGCGGCACTCGACTCGACGACGGCGTGGGCAGCATGGCGGCTCCGAGCACTGGGAAAAGTTGGGACATACGAAGAGCAACAGGCGTTGTTTCTCAAAAGGAACCGTACTAATGGATCTGTAACTTGTCAATCACGTTAACTATCACCCTAGGATCGGGCCGAAATGGTGCTCGTTAGCCACGCCATAAGAGAAGCTTCGTTTGCTCTGTAATGCGTGAACTAGGTGTCACATCCCGCTCGATTACCCACCTTCCGATGGAACAGATGCGGATGCGTAGATTCCCACTGTTGCATGGCCTGGATCGGTGATTGGTGGTTGAGGGCGGCTTGAGGCAGTTGGTGGTTGTAGAGCCAGGCGTAGCGGAGCAGCGTGGTTTCCAGGTCTTCGCCGGAGACGAAGCGATGTGTCTTGAGCAGGTCGGCGATCCGACCGTTGAAGCGTTCGACCATGCCGTTGGTTTGCGGGTGGCGCGGGCGGGTCAGGCGGTGTTCGATACCCAGTTCCATGCACAGGCGGTCGAAGGCGTGATCGCCGGTCGGCGTGCGTTCGCCGGTGGTGACGAAACGGTCGGTGAATTCCCGGCCGTTGTCGGTCAGAATCTTCTCGATGGCAAACGGCGCCGCCTTGACCAGACGGGCGAGAAAGCGGCGGGCGTTGGCCGCCGTCTTGGTCGGGTAGAGGGCGATATGCACCCATCGCGTGGCGCGGTCGATGGCGACGAAGAGATAGCGGTGGCCCGTCTCATCGATCATCTGCGGCAGGTACTTCACATCGACATGCACAAAGCCCGGAACATACGCTTTGAACGCCTTGGCTGCCGGGGCGGCGACAACCGGGGTTGCCTTGGCCCGCAAATCCCGCAAGCTGCCGACCTCGCGTCGCTGCAACAGCCGATCCAGCGCCGAACGGCTCATCGCAGGCTCGATGAATTCGCGCACCACCGCCAACAGATCGTCAAGCGGCAACCACAGCATCT
The genomic region above belongs to Gemmatimonadaceae bacterium and contains:
- a CDS encoding IS481 family transposase, whose product is MQMRLHKNATTTPKVRAMIQSSDLPKTELARQFGVSIDTINKWKARDSVADRSHTAHRLQTTLNAGQEEIVVVLREMLWLPLDDLLAVVREFIEPAMSRSALDRLLQRREVGSLRDLRAKATPVVAAPAAKAFKAYVPGFVHVDVKYLPQMIDETGHRYLFVAIDRATRWVHIALYPTKTAANARRFLARLVKAAPFAIEKILTDNGREFTDRFVTTGERTPTGDHAFDRLCMELGIEHRLTRPRHPQTNGMVERFNGRIADLLKTHRFVSGEDLETTLLRYAWLYNHQLPQAALNHQSPIQAMQQWESTHPHLFHRKVGNRAGCDT